Proteins encoded within one genomic window of Episyrphus balteatus chromosome 1, idEpiBalt1.1, whole genome shotgun sequence:
- the LOC129907411 gene encoding putative eggshell protein yields the protein MRYLKTLILLLFVASLTMAKKDESSEEEDEKKYGEHHHEEKGEKGEKGHKEKKHWEEDEKKHHEEDDHGHKYEEEGGKKKKDWDEKDEHGEHHEHGEHKKGGKHHHKKGHKKGHKASEYHKKANKDEYYKEKKFYDDEDKGGHHKKFGKGHEHHEKEEGGHKKGEHHEAAEKKGSKGHKGHYSKGHHDEDHKGYKDEHGHDEHYDHHEDFGKKGEKKGGHKKGYKKGHH from the coding sequence ATGAGGTACCTCAAGACGTTAATTCTTTTGCTATTTGTGGCGTCTCTGACGATGGCCAAAAAAGATGAATCTAGTGAAGAAGAAGATGAGAAAAAATACGGTGAGCATCATCATGAAGAAAAGGGTGAAAAGGGAGAAAAGGGTCATAAGGAAAAAAAGCACTGGGAAGAAGATGAGAAAAAGCACCACGAAGAAGATGATCATGGTCATAAATATGAAGAAGAAGGTGGCAAGAAAAAGAAAGACTGGGATGAAAAAGACGAACATGGTGAACACCACGAACATGGTGAGCATAAAAAAGGTGGCAAGCACCATCACAAAAAAGGGCATAAAAAGGGCCACAAGGCTTCCGAATATCACAAGAAAGCCAACAAGGACGAGTATTATAAGGAAAAGAAATTCTACGATGACGAAGACAAAGGAGGTCATCACAAGAAGTTCGGCAAAGGGCACGAGCATCATGAGAAAGAAGAAGGCGGTCACAAGAAAGGCGAACATCACGAAGCGGCTGAAAAGAAAGGTAGCAAAGGACACAAAGGACACTACAGCAAAGGACATCACGACGAAGATCATAAGGGTTACAAAGACGAACATGGACATGATGAGCATTATGATCATCATGAAGATTTCGGCAAGAAAGGCGAAAAGAAAGGTGGCCACAAGAAAGGATACAAAAAAGGACATCACTAA